The following proteins are encoded in a genomic region of Micromonospora olivasterospora:
- a CDS encoding recombinase family protein, whose translation MNLKGWAAATGISYATARRRYESGTLPVPTYRLGRLIMVGEPVTGVVADAAQVVVCACVSSAGQEVDLARQVARVVTWATSRRRVVSRVVTEVGSAFDGPQGVPGVAA comes from the coding sequence GTGAACTTGAAGGGGTGGGCAGCGGCTACCGGTATCTCGTACGCGACCGCACGGCGGCGTTACGAGTCCGGCACGCTGCCTGTTCCCACGTACCGGCTTGGCCGCCTGATCATGGTGGGGGAGCCGGTCACCGGCGTTGTCGCCGATGCGGCGCAGGTTGTGGTATGTGCCTGCGTGTCATCGGCAGGCCAGGAAGTTGACTTGGCCCGGCAGGTCGCTCGGGTCGTCACCTGGGCGACCAGTCGGCGGCGGGTGGTGTCGCGGGTGGTGACGGAGGTCGGGTCGGCGTTCGACGGGCCGCAAGGAGTTCCTGGCGTTGCTGCGTGA
- a CDS encoding LacI family DNA-binding transcriptional regulator, giving the protein MRARLSDIAQQAEVSEATVSRVLNDRPGVAPETRQAVLTALDVLGYERPARLRKRSAGLVGLVVPELDNPIFPAFAQVIESTLAQSGFTPVLCTQTPGGVTEDEYVEMLLDRQVSGIVFVSGLHADTAANHDRYRALIARPLPIVMINGHVPSIAAPFVSCDDREAAELAVAHLVALGHRRIGLITGPDRFVPVQRRVAGWRAAMGRLAGLPESELAELAELSLFGVEGGEAAAARLLERGVTGIVCGSDLMALGAIRAARQRGLSVPGDLSVVGYDDSPLMAFTDPPLTTMRQPVIAMAVAAVRALVDEINGHAAPHSEYLFRPELVVRGSTAVARPAGGEPDGQHPSPPALAIPA; this is encoded by the coding sequence ATGCGCGCTCGACTGTCCGACATCGCCCAACAGGCCGAAGTCAGCGAGGCCACGGTGTCGCGGGTGCTCAACGACCGCCCTGGCGTGGCCCCCGAGACCCGGCAGGCCGTACTGACCGCCCTCGATGTTCTTGGGTACGAGCGCCCGGCGCGGCTGCGCAAGCGCAGCGCGGGCCTGGTCGGCCTGGTCGTGCCGGAGCTGGACAACCCCATCTTCCCCGCCTTCGCCCAGGTCATCGAGTCGACCCTGGCGCAGAGCGGGTTCACCCCCGTGCTGTGCACCCAGACTCCGGGCGGGGTCACCGAGGACGAGTACGTCGAGATGCTGCTGGACCGCCAGGTCTCCGGCATCGTCTTCGTCTCCGGCCTGCACGCCGACACCGCGGCCAACCACGACCGCTACCGCGCGCTGATCGCCCGGCCGCTGCCGATCGTCATGATCAACGGACATGTGCCGAGCATCGCCGCGCCGTTCGTCTCCTGCGACGACCGGGAGGCCGCCGAGCTGGCCGTCGCCCACCTGGTCGCCCTCGGGCACCGCCGGATCGGCCTGATCACCGGCCCGGACCGGTTCGTGCCGGTGCAGCGGCGGGTCGCCGGCTGGCGGGCCGCGATGGGCCGGCTCGCCGGCCTGCCCGAGTCCGAGCTGGCCGAGCTGGCCGAGCTGTCACTGTTCGGCGTGGAGGGTGGCGAGGCGGCCGCGGCACGACTGCTGGAGCGCGGCGTGACCGGCATCGTCTGCGGCTCGGACCTGATGGCGCTCGGCGCGATCCGGGCCGCCCGGCAGCGCGGCCTGTCGGTGCCGGGTGACCTGTCGGTGGTCGGGTACGACGACTCGCCGCTGATGGCCTTCACCGACCCGCCGCTGACCACGATGCGCCAGCCGGTCATCGCCATGGCGGTGGCCGCGGTCCGGGCCCTGGTCGACGAGATCAACGGGCACGCGGCGCCGCACTCGGAGTACCTGTTCCGGCCCGAGCTGGTGGTGCGCGGCTCCACCGCCGTGGCCCGGCCGGCCGGGGGCGAGCCCGACGGCCAGCACCCGTCGCCGCCTGCGCTCGCGATCCCCGCCTGA
- a CDS encoding sugar ABC transporter substrate-binding protein has product MRIRTAGVVAVLGLALAASGCGGGDEKEPAAQESPKAAGGKLVIWADDKRTAALKPFAEKFGQDNGVTVEVQAVSKDLQTNFVTASQQGSGPDVVVGAHDWIGNLVQNGAIDPVQLAADQKSAFSEVAVKAVTFNGQLYGVPYATENIALIRNTELAPEAPKTIEDLVAAGKKLKAEKKASEILCLQSGQNGDAYHIYPLYTSGGGYLFGTAANGDYDPKDLGVGKPESIAAFQKIAKLGEKGDGALKRSITGENSIATFTGKKCAFLVSGPWAIADAKKANIKYDISPVPGFAGGKEAQPFVGVQAFYVAAKGKNKALAQEFVTNYVTKPDLAVALYNAEPRPPALTAAFDQVKGTDPDLAKFQEAGKNGQVLPAIPAMAAIWDPFGKAEAAIIGGADPAKTITAAGTTIAGQIK; this is encoded by the coding sequence ATGCGCATCCGTACCGCGGGTGTGGTCGCCGTCCTCGGCCTGGCGCTGGCCGCCTCCGGCTGCGGTGGCGGCGACGAGAAGGAGCCGGCCGCGCAGGAGTCCCCCAAGGCCGCCGGCGGCAAGCTGGTGATCTGGGCCGACGACAAGCGGACCGCCGCCCTGAAGCCGTTCGCCGAGAAGTTCGGCCAGGACAACGGCGTGACCGTCGAGGTACAGGCCGTCTCCAAGGACCTGCAGACCAACTTCGTCACCGCCTCCCAGCAGGGCAGCGGCCCGGACGTCGTGGTCGGCGCGCACGACTGGATCGGCAACCTGGTCCAGAACGGCGCCATCGACCCGGTGCAGCTCGCGGCCGACCAGAAGAGCGCCTTCAGCGAGGTCGCCGTCAAGGCGGTCACCTTCAACGGGCAGCTCTACGGCGTCCCGTACGCCACCGAGAACATCGCCCTGATTCGCAACACCGAGCTGGCCCCCGAGGCGCCGAAGACGATCGAGGACCTGGTCGCGGCCGGCAAGAAGCTCAAGGCCGAGAAGAAGGCCAGCGAGATCCTCTGCCTGCAGTCCGGCCAGAACGGCGACGCGTACCACATCTACCCGCTGTACACCTCCGGCGGCGGCTACCTCTTCGGCACCGCGGCCAACGGCGACTACGACCCGAAGGACCTGGGCGTGGGCAAGCCGGAGTCGATCGCGGCCTTCCAGAAGATCGCGAAGCTCGGTGAGAAGGGCGACGGCGCGCTGAAGCGCTCCATCACCGGCGAGAACTCCATCGCCACCTTCACCGGCAAGAAGTGCGCGTTCCTGGTCTCCGGCCCGTGGGCCATCGCCGACGCCAAGAAGGCCAACATCAAGTACGACATCTCCCCGGTCCCCGGCTTCGCCGGTGGCAAGGAGGCCCAGCCGTTCGTGGGCGTCCAGGCGTTCTACGTCGCCGCCAAGGGCAAGAACAAGGCCCTGGCCCAGGAGTTCGTCACCAACTACGTGACCAAGCCGGACCTGGCCGTCGCGCTGTACAACGCCGAGCCGCGCCCGCCGGCGCTGACCGCGGCCTTCGACCAGGTCAAGGGCACCGACCCGGACCTGGCCAAGTTCCAGGAGGCCGGCAAGAACGGCCAGGTGCTTCCGGCGATCCCGGCCATGGCCGCGATCTGGGACCCGTTCGGCAAGGCGGAGGCGGCCATCATCGGTGGCGCCGACCCGGCCAAGACGATCACCGCCGCCGGCACGACCATCGCCGGTCAGATCAAGTAA
- a CDS encoding glycoside hydrolase family 13 protein — MTASNPTPLTSDDDWWRSAVVYQVYVRSFADSNGDGVGDLPGIRERLPYLRDLGVDALWLTPFYTSPMVDGGYDVADYRDIDPMFGTLADFDAMITDAHALGLRIIVDIVPNHTSDRHPWFAAALAAGPGSAERERYLFADGRGEQGELPPNDWESIFGGPAWTRVADGQWYLHLFDPAQPDLNWRHPEVRAEFEDVLRFWLDRGVDGFRVDVAHGMIKAEGLPDVGFSSMTTGQRQVELLGKGRLPYFDQDEVHEIYRAWRPILDSYPGGRMAVAEAWAETPQRLARYIGPDELHQAFSFDFLDATWSADSFRKVIDTALSEATIVGAPTTWVLSNHDKQRHVTRYGDGEVGLRRARAATLLMLALPGCAYLYQGEELGLPEVLDLPDELRQDPSFLRTGESRDGCRVPIPWSGGLAPYGFGPKGSELSWLPAPATWAALSVAAQTGVPGSTLEHYRIALRIRREHPTLAADAGGVTWLEGTGPGVLAFSRSAGDVVLTCVVNLSDAPVLVDGYGRPLTASARLAEQGAGHVLPVDAAAWFERPAAG, encoded by the coding sequence ATGACCGCCAGCAATCCCACGCCGCTGACCTCCGACGACGACTGGTGGCGTTCCGCGGTCGTCTACCAGGTCTACGTCCGCAGCTTCGCCGACTCCAACGGCGACGGCGTCGGTGACCTGCCGGGTATCCGCGAGCGCCTGCCGTACCTGCGCGACCTCGGGGTCGACGCGCTCTGGCTGACGCCCTTCTACACCTCGCCGATGGTGGACGGCGGCTACGACGTGGCCGACTACCGCGACATCGACCCGATGTTCGGCACGCTCGCGGACTTCGACGCCATGATCACCGACGCGCACGCCCTCGGCCTGCGGATCATCGTCGACATCGTGCCCAACCACACCTCCGACCGGCACCCCTGGTTCGCCGCCGCGCTCGCGGCCGGCCCCGGCTCCGCGGAGCGCGAGCGCTACCTGTTCGCGGACGGCAGGGGGGAGCAGGGCGAGCTGCCGCCGAACGACTGGGAGAGCATCTTCGGCGGCCCGGCCTGGACGCGGGTGGCAGACGGCCAGTGGTACCTGCACCTGTTCGACCCCGCCCAGCCGGACCTGAACTGGCGCCACCCCGAGGTACGCGCCGAGTTCGAGGACGTGCTGCGCTTCTGGCTCGACCGGGGCGTCGACGGGTTCCGCGTCGACGTGGCCCACGGCATGATCAAGGCCGAGGGGCTGCCGGACGTCGGCTTCAGCAGCATGACCACCGGCCAGCGTCAGGTGGAACTGCTGGGCAAGGGCCGCCTGCCGTACTTCGACCAGGACGAGGTCCACGAGATCTACCGGGCGTGGCGGCCGATCCTGGACAGCTACCCCGGCGGCCGGATGGCCGTCGCCGAGGCGTGGGCCGAGACGCCGCAGCGGCTGGCCCGCTACATCGGCCCCGACGAGCTGCACCAGGCGTTCAGCTTCGACTTCCTCGACGCCACCTGGTCGGCCGACTCCTTCCGCAAGGTCATCGACACCGCCCTGTCGGAGGCCACCATCGTGGGTGCGCCCACCACCTGGGTGCTGTCCAACCACGACAAGCAGCGGCACGTCACCCGGTACGGCGACGGCGAGGTCGGCCTGCGCCGGGCCCGGGCGGCCACCCTGCTGATGCTGGCCCTGCCCGGCTGCGCGTACCTCTACCAGGGCGAGGAGCTGGGCCTGCCGGAGGTGCTGGACCTGCCCGACGAGCTGCGCCAGGACCCGTCCTTCCTGCGTACCGGGGAGAGCCGCGACGGCTGCCGGGTGCCGATCCCGTGGAGCGGCGGGCTGGCACCGTACGGCTTCGGGCCGAAGGGCAGCGAGCTGAGCTGGCTGCCGGCCCCGGCGACCTGGGCCGCGCTCTCGGTCGCCGCCCAGACCGGCGTGCCCGGCTCCACGCTGGAGCACTACCGCATCGCGCTGCGGATCCGCCGCGAGCACCCCACGCTCGCGGCCGACGCGGGCGGCGTGACCTGGCTGGAGGGCACCGGCCCGGGCGTGCTGGCGTTCAGCCGCAGCGCCGGGGACGTGGTGCTGACCTGTGTGGTCAACCTCAGCGACGCCCCGGTCCTGGTCGACGGGTACGGCCGGCCGCTCACCGCCAGCGCGCGCCTCGCCGAGCAGGGCGCCGGGCACGTCCTGCCGGTCGACGCGGCCGCGTGGTTCGAACGGCCCGCAGCCGGGTAA
- a CDS encoding DMT family transporter, with amino-acid sequence MAYLFLLAAIAAEVVGTSLLKATHGFTRPWPTLGLAVAYLTAFGLLSLAVRDIPVGVAYAMWSGLGTAAIVAIGAAFLGEPLSVAKVVGVGLVIAGVVVLNLGGLH; translated from the coding sequence ATGGCGTATCTGTTCCTACTGGCGGCGATCGCCGCCGAGGTGGTCGGCACGAGTCTGCTCAAGGCGACACACGGGTTCACCCGGCCGTGGCCGACGCTCGGACTGGCCGTCGCCTACCTGACCGCCTTCGGGCTGCTCTCCCTGGCCGTGCGGGACATCCCCGTCGGCGTGGCGTACGCGATGTGGTCGGGGCTGGGCACGGCGGCCATCGTCGCGATCGGGGCCGCGTTCCTCGGCGAGCCGCTCAGCGTGGCCAAGGTGGTGGGCGTCGGGCTTGTCATCGCCGGGGTGGTCGTGCTCAACCTCGGCGGTTTGCACTGA
- the tnpB gene encoding IS607 family element RNA-guided endonuclease TnpB encodes MKTIQSYRFALDLSPGQERAVLAHAGAARVAHNWALARVKAVLDQRAAERTYGVPDEQLTPSVSWSLPALRRAWNAAKAEVAPWWAECSKEAFNTGLDALARALKNWSDSRTGKRAGRPVGFPRFKSRRRTTPSVRFTTGTIRVAPDRMHVVLPRLGRLKLHESARKLARRLEAGTARIMSATVRRDGERWHVCFTVDVERADRVPAEPMSVVGVDVGIAHLAVLSTGELVPNPGHLAAAQRRLRALGRVLSRRTGPDRRTGLRPSNRWQRAVARLGRAHARVANLRRDGLHKLTTRLAAEYGTVVVEDLNVSGMLRNRRLARHIADAGFAELRRQLAYKTGWNGGRLIVADRWYPSSKTCSGCGTVKTKLALSERTYTCTTCGLSLDRDLNAAHNLAAFATETTAGSGPVAGRGADRKTRSGRQVATKRQPGTASAGQTGTVPPQGRTTDHVFTRAH; translated from the coding sequence GTGAAGACGATTCAGTCGTACCGGTTCGCTCTCGACCTCAGTCCTGGCCAGGAGCGGGCTGTTCTCGCCCATGCCGGAGCGGCGCGGGTCGCCCACAACTGGGCGCTCGCCCGAGTCAAGGCAGTCTTGGACCAGCGGGCCGCCGAACGCACCTACGGCGTGCCGGACGAACAGCTCACGCCGTCGGTGTCGTGGTCGCTTCCCGCGCTGCGTAGGGCGTGGAACGCCGCCAAGGCCGAGGTCGCGCCGTGGTGGGCCGAGTGCTCGAAGGAGGCGTTCAACACCGGCCTGGACGCCCTGGCCCGTGCACTGAAGAATTGGTCGGATTCCCGGACCGGCAAGCGGGCCGGTCGGCCGGTCGGATTTCCCCGCTTCAAGTCCCGCCGCCGCACCACCCCGTCGGTGCGGTTCACCACCGGCACGATCCGTGTCGCCCCGGACCGCATGCACGTGGTGCTCCCCCGGCTGGGCCGGTTGAAGCTGCACGAGTCGGCCCGTAAACTCGCCCGCCGCCTCGAAGCGGGCACGGCCCGGATCATGTCCGCGACCGTCCGGCGCGACGGCGAGCGCTGGCACGTCTGCTTCACTGTGGACGTCGAACGCGCCGACCGGGTGCCGGCCGAGCCCATGTCGGTGGTCGGTGTCGACGTCGGCATCGCACACCTCGCCGTGCTGTCCACCGGTGAACTGGTGCCCAACCCGGGTCACCTGGCCGCCGCGCAACGCCGCCTGCGCGCACTCGGCCGCGTCTTGTCGCGTAGGACAGGCCCCGACCGGCGTACCGGCCTGCGGCCGTCGAACCGGTGGCAGCGTGCCGTCGCCCGGCTCGGCCGCGCGCATGCCCGGGTCGCGAACCTGCGCCGAGACGGCCTGCACAAGCTCACCACCCGGCTGGCGGCCGAGTACGGCACGGTCGTGGTCGAAGACCTCAACGTGTCCGGCATGCTCCGCAATCGGCGGTTGGCTCGGCACATCGCCGACGCCGGCTTCGCCGAACTACGGCGGCAACTGGCCTATAAGACCGGTTGGAACGGCGGCCGGCTGATCGTGGCCGACCGCTGGTATCCGTCCTCGAAAACCTGCTCCGGCTGCGGCACGGTGAAAACCAAACTGGCCCTGTCCGAACGCACCTACACCTGCACCACCTGCGGCCTGAGCCTTGACCGGGACCTCAACGCCGCCCATAACCTGGCCGCATTCGCGACCGAGACAACCGCCGGGAGTGGCCCGGTGGCAGGACGTGGAGCCGACCGTAAGACCCGCTCCGGCAGGCAGGTGGCTACGAAGCGTCAACCCGGCACCGCCTCGGCGGGTCAGACCGGGACTGTCCCACCGCAAGGTAGGACTACCGATCACGTGTTCACCAGAGCGCACTGA